In Roseomonas sp. OT10, the genomic stretch CCCGGCTGGTGCGAGTTGTGCCGTCGGACCGGGGGGAGGCGCTGCCTCCCCGCCGGACCCCCCTCCGCCGGGGCCACAAGCTGGCCCCGGACCCCGCTGGGAGTTGGTCCTGAGTGGCGGGTGTCAGCCTGCGGACTGACCCCTGGGAGCCTCCGGACAGGCGGAGCACCGGAGAAAAATCCAGGACAGCGCTTACTGAAGCCACAGTCGCCGGGGAGCGATGCTCCCCGGCGCGCCCCGGCATCTGTGAATGGGGGTCCAGGGGCTCTGCTCCTGGCGAATAGGGGGGTCCGGGGGGAAAGGCAGCGCCTTTTCCCCCGGGGCGCGGAGCAGGCCGTGGCGCAGACCGGCGTCTCATTCCGCCGTCCAGCCGCCATCCGCCAGCAGGGCGGAGCCGGTGGTCAGCGCGGCGGCGTCGCTGGCCAGGAAGACGATGGCGCCCATCAGGTCCTCCACCTGCCCCAGCCGGCCGAGCTTGATCTTGCCGAGGACATGGGCGCGGAAGCCCGCATCCTCGAAATAGGGGCGGGTGAGGGGCGTCTCGATGAAGGTGGGGCAGAGCGTGTTCACGCGGATGCCGTGCGGTCCCAGCTCGATCGCCATGGCCTTGGTCAGCCCCTCAAGCGCCCATTTGGAGGCACAGTAGACCGTCCGGTTGGCGCCGCCGACATGCCCCATCTGGGAGGAGACGTTGATGATCGAGCCGGGTTTCCCCGCCTCCAGCAGTCGGCGCGCCACCGCCTGGGCCGCGA encodes the following:
- a CDS encoding SDR family NAD(P)-dependent oxidoreductase, whose protein sequence is MSLPRTPSFRLDGRRALVTGAGRGIGLAAAAALAEAGAAVTLAARSGGEVEAAAAAIQEAGRMAEALPLDMTDVAAVQAAIGRAEPFDVFVNNAGTNRPRPFTEMTVEDFDAVMELNLRAAYFAAQAVARRLLEAGKPGSIINVSSQMGHVGGANRTVYCASKWALEGLTKAMAIELGPHGIRVNTLCPTFIETPLTRPYFEDAGFRAHVLGKIKLGRLGQVEDLMGAIVFLASDAAALTTGSALLADGGWTAE